CATAGCATTATTTGGCCACTAGCCATTCCTCCAGTTGACTCAAGCTGTGAGACCTGAGCAAGCCTGCAGACACAGGGCACACGTTTTCAGAACTTGTGCTTTGTGTTATATCAACAGAAACATTGGTGTCTTTCAcagcttatttgtttttaaaatttacccaATATTGTTCCTCAAAAAGAGCACGAggttctttcttttctgtaagtTTTGAACCACCAAGCCTGCAGTCCTTCCAGCTATGCAGAGGAGACTCCTCACACTCAGTGGGAGCTCACTTGACAGCCGGACTGCGAGGAGAAGCCCGCCGCGTGAAGGCTACCGTGCAGTCAGTCACACAGCGCACTGAAGCAGAGTGTGCTGTGGTTAAACTTGTGCTCACTGTGCATTAAAGAAGCTGTAGCTCCTTTCAGGTCCCAGAGTTCATTGGGCTGATTCTCAACTCTTGTTTTTACATTACTTATGTTTTAAAAGCTtcactcactttattttttaaaatgactacaCATAGAATGTGACAGAACATACTTGTGAGGAGCATGGCAGTCCCACAGAGTCAAGCCAGAGACATGGAAATTATTCTAAAAAGTGGGACTGTTGATCTAGGAGCTTCCGGTGTGTTCCTTGGCCCCGTAAAGATCTGTCAGTTCCATTTCCTTCTTCTAAGATGACTCAGTAGTCAGCACTGAGGCCCCCGTGCATATGTGAGATTATCATGGGACTCCTGTCCAGCACAAGATTCAGTGATCTGTTGGTAATATATAAATCAGGAACCTGTTACTGTGTGGGAAGAGTAAATGTGCTGCCCCCCGCAAAACTGTTAAAGCTGTTGGATCAGAACAGGAAACGCAGGGTGTATTCTAAATGTaacacttctgctgcttttagtCCGGGAGGTATATGCTTTAAAGCAGTGAACATTAAACGGACTAATAAAAGAGATGTGGAATGCTTAGAATTTGTAGGATAATTAGTACAATCATATTATGCCTATCAAGTGttagtagtttattttttattttttgttactaCGCTCAGATTTTTTAccttaattttatattcttttgttttcacTTCAGGCAAAtcctaagagagaacaactgcctaCAAACCTTATTACAACACTTGAAATCTCATAGTTTGACAATTGTCAGTAATGCATGTGGAACTTTGTGGAATCTCTCGGCAAGAAATCCCAAAGACCAGGAAGCATTATGGGACATGGGAGCAGTTAGCATGCTCAAGAACCTCATTCATTCAAAGCACAAAATGATTGCTATGGGAAGTGCTGCAGCTTTGAGGAATCTCATGGCAAATAGACCTGCAAAATATAAGGATGCCAATATTATGTCTCCTGGTTCAAGCTTGCCATCTCTTCATGTTAGGAAACAGAAAGCCCTAGAAGCAGAATTAGATGCTCAGCATTTATCAGAAACTTTTGACAATATTGACAACTTGAGTCCCAAGGCATCTCATCGCAGTAAGCAGAGACACAAGCAGAGTCTTTACGGTGACTATGTATTTGATGCTAGTCGACATGATGATAATAGGTCAGACAATTTTAATACTGGAAACATGACTGTCCTTCCACCATATCTGAATACAACAGTGTTGCCCAGCTCCTCTTCATCAAGGGGAAGTTTAGATAGTTCTCGTTCTGAAAAAGATAGAagtttggagagagaaagaggaattgGCCTAAGCAGCTACCATCCAGCAACAGAAAATCCAGGAACCTCTTCAAAGCGAGGTTTGCAAATCTCTACCACTGCAGCCCAGATTGCCACAGTCATGGAGGAAGTCTCGGCCATTCATACCTCCCAGGAAGACAGAAGTTCTGGGTCTACCACTGACTTGCATTGTGTGCCTGATGAGAGGAACGGGCTGAGAAGAAGTTCTGCCCACACTCATTCCAATGCTTACAATTTCACTAAGTCAGAAAATTCAAACAGGACATGTTCTATGCCTTACACCAAACTAGAATATAAGAGATCTTCAAATGACAGTTTAAATAGTGTCAGTAGCAGTGATGGTTATGGTAAAAGAGGTCAAATGAAACCCTCAATTGAATCATATTCTGAAGATGACGAGAGTAAATTTTGCAGTTATGGTCAATATCCAGCTGACCTAGCCCATAAAATACACAGTGCAAATCACATGGATGATAACGATGGAGAGCTTGATACACCAATAAATTACAGTCTTAAATATTCAGACGAGCAGTTGaattctggaaggcagagtccttCACAGAATGAAAGATGGGCAAGACCCAAACACATAATAGAAGATGAAATAAAGCAGAATGAGCCACGACAGTCAAGGAGTCAAAGTACAGCTTACCCTGTGTATGCCGAGAACACTGATGAGAAGCACCTCAAGTTCCAGCCACATTTTGGACAGCAGGAATGCGTTTCTCCGTACAGGTCCAGGGGAACCAGTGGGTCAGAAGGAAATCGAGTGGGTTCTAATCATGCAGTTAATCAAAATGTAAACTCGTCCTTGTGTCAGGAAGATGACTATGAAGATGATAAACCAACCAACTATAGTGAACGTTACTCTGAGGAAGAACAGCATGGAGAAGAAGAAAGACCAACAAATTATAGCATGAAGTATAATGAAGAAAAACACCATGTGGATCAGCCTATTGATTATAGTTTAAAATATACCACTGACATTCCTTCCTCACAGAAGCCAccattttcattttccaagagTTCCTCTGCACAAAGCACTAAAAGTGAACACATCCCTGCAAGCAGTGAGAATACAGCTACCCCTTCGTCTACCACCAAGAGGCAGAATCAGCTCCACCCGACTTCAGCACAGAGTAGAAATGCTCAGACCcaaaaagctaccacctgcaaagtTCCCTCTATCAACCAGGAAACAATACAGACATACTGTGTGGAAGACACCCCGATATGTTTCTCACGGTGCAGTTCATTATCATCTTTGTCGTCAGCTGAAGATGAAATAGGGTGTGATCAGACAACACAGGAAGCAGTTTCCACTAGTACTCTGCAGATagcagaaataaaggaaaacagtGGAGCTAGATCCACAGAAGATCCTGTGAGTGAAGCTCCAGCAGTGTCCCAGCATGTAAGAACCAAATCCAGCAgactccaggcttctggtttgtcctcagaatcagccagaCATAAAGCTGTTGAATTACCTTCAGGGGCCAAGTCTCCCTCCAAAAGTGGTGCTCAGACCCCCAAGAGCCCACCAGAGCACTATGTTCAGGAGACTCCACTCATGTTCAGCAGATGCACATCTGTCAGTTCACTGGATAGCTTTGAGAGTCGTTCTATTGCCAGCTCCGTGCAGAGTGAGCCATGCAGTGGAATGGTGAGTGGCATTATTAGCCCCAGTGACCTTCCTGATAGCCCTGGACAAACCATGCCACCAAGCAGAAGTAAGACCCCTCCACCACCTCCTCAGGCAGTTCAAACCAAGCGAGAGGTACCCAAAAATAAAGTTCCAActgcagaaaagagagagagtggacCTAAGCAGGCAGCTGTGAATGCTGCGGTTCAGAGGGTCCAGGTTCTCCCAGATGCGGATACATTATTACATTTTGCCACAGAAAGTACTCCAGATGGATTTTCTTGTTCATCTAGCCTGAGTGCTCTGAGCCTTGATGAGCCATTCATACAGAAAGATGTGGAGTTAAGAATCATGCCTCCAGTTCAGGAAAATGACAATGGAAACGAAACAGAACCAGAGCAGCCTGAAGAATCAAATGAAAGCAAGGAGAAGGAGGCAGAAAAGCCTACCGATTCCGAAAAAGATCTGTTGGATGACTCAGATGATGATGATATCGAAATACTTGAGGAATGTATTATTTCTGCCATGCCAACAAAGTCATCACGCAAAGCTAAAAAGCTAGCCCAGACTGCTTCAAAACTGCCACCACCCGTGGCAAGGAAACCAAGCCAGCTGCCTGTGTACAAACTTCTGCCATCACAAAACAGGTTACAAGCACAGAAGCACGTTAGTTTTACCCCAGGGGACGATATGCCACGGGTGTACTGTGTAGAAGGGACACCCATAAACTTCTCCACAGCCACATCTCTCAGTGACCTCACAATAGAATCTCCTCCAAACGAGCTAGCTGCGGGAGAAGGGAGTGGAGCAGGGGCGCGGTCGGGCGAATTTGAAAAGCGAGACACCATTCCCACGGAAGGCAGGAGCACcgatgaggcacagagagggactGCCTCGGCGGTGGCGATGCCCGAGTTGGATGACAATAAAACGGAGGAAGGTGACATTCTTGCTGAATGCATCAACTCTGCTATGCCCAAAGGAAAAAGTCACAAGCCTTTCCGTGTGAGGAAGATAATGGACCAGGTCCAGCAAGCATCTGTGTCTTCATCCGGCGCTAACAAAAATCAGTTAGAcggtaagaaaaagaaacccaCTTCCCCAGTAAAACCTGTGCCACAGAGCACTGAATACAGAGCACCTGTGAGAAAAAACACAGACtcgaaaaataatttaaatgctgAAAGAACTTTCTCAGACAATAAAGATTCAAAGAAACAGAACTTGAAAAACAATTCCAAGGACTTCACCGATAAGCTGCCAAATAATGAAGATCGAGTCAGAGCAAGTTTTCCTTTTGATTCGCCTCATCATTACACACCTATTGAAGGAACTCCTTACTGTTTTTCACGAAATGATTCTTTGAGTTCTCTAGACTTTGATGATGACGATGTTGACCTTTCCAGGGAAAAGGCTGAATtaagaaaggggaaagaaaatcAGGACTCAGAAGCTAAAGCTGCTGGCCACACAGAGATGACTTCAAACCAGCAATCAGCTAACAAGACACCAGCTACCACTAAACACCCAGTAGGTCGAAGTCAGCAGAAGCAATCTACTTTTCCCCAGCCATCCAAAGACATACCAGACAGAGGGGCAGCAACGGACGAGAAATTACAGAATTTTGCTATTGAAAATACTCCAGTTTGTTTTTCTCGTAATTCCTCTCTGAGTTCTCTCAGTGACATTGaccaagaaaacaacaacaaagaaaatgaaccTATCAAAGAAAACGAGCCCCCTGACTCACAGGGAGAACCGAGTAAACCTCAGGCATCAGGTTATGCCCCTAAGTCCTTTCATGTGGAAGATACACCTGTCTGTTTCTCAAGAAACAGCTCTCTGAGTTCCCTTAGTATTGATTCTGAAGATGATCTGCTGCAGGAATGCATAAGTTCTGCAATGCCCAAAAAGAAAAAGCCCTCAAGACTGAAGGGTGAGAATGAAAAGCAGAGTCCCAGAAACATAGGAGGTGTCTTAGCTGAGGATTTGACACTGGATTTGAAAGATATACAGAGACCAGATTCAGAACATGGGTTATCCCCGGATTCAGAAAATTTTGACTGGAAAGCTATTCAGGAAGGTGCGAATTCCATAGTGAGTAGTTTACatcaggctgctgctgctgcatgcCTGTCCAGGCAGGCTTCGTCAGACTCAGATTCCATCCTTTCACTGAAATCGGGAATCTCACTGGGATCACCATTTCACCTTACACCTGACCAAGAGGAAAAACCCTTCACAAGTAACAAAGGCCCACGGATTCTAAAACCTGGTGAGAAAAGTACCTTGGAAACTAAAAAAATCGAATCTGAAAATAAAGGAATCAAAGGAGGAAAAAAGGTTTACAAAAGTTTGATTACTGGGAAAGTTCGATCTAATTCAGAAGTTTCAGGCCAAATGAAGCAGCCCCTTCCACCAAACATGCCTTCAATCTCTCGCGGTAGGACAATGATTCATATTCCAGGAGTTCGAAATAGCTCCTCAAGTACAAGTCCTGTTTCTAAAAAAGGCCCGCCCCTTAAGCCTCCAGCCTCTAAGAGCCCTAGTGAAGGTCAGACGGCTACCACTTCTCCTAGAGGGGCCAAGCCATCAGCAAAGACAGAATTAAGTCCTGTTCCCCGCCAGACATCCCAAACAGGCGGGTCAAACAAAGGATCTTCCAGGTCAGGCTCTCGAGATTCCACTCCTTCAAGACCTTCCCAGCAACCACTGAGTAGACCTATGCAGTCTCCAGGGCGCAACTCAATTTCCCCTGGCAGAAACGGAATAAGTCCTCCTAACAAACTATCTCAACTGCCGAGGACGTCCTCCCCCAGTACTGCTTCAACCAAGTCCTCAGGTTCTGGGAAAATGTCCTACGCATCCCCAGGCAGGCAGATGAGCCAGCAGAACCTTACAAAACAAACAGGTTTGTCCAAGAATGGCAGTTGTATCCCAAGAAGTGAGTCTGCCTCCAAAGGACTGAATCAGATGAACAATGGCAACGGAGCCAATAAGAAGGTGGAACTTTCTAGAATGTCTTCAACTAAATCAAGTGGAAGTGAATCTGATAGATCAGAGAGACCTGTGTTAGTACGCCAGTCAACTTTCATCAAAGAAGCCCCAAGCCCAACCCTAAGAAGGAAACTGGAAGAATCTGCTTCATTTGagtctctttctccatcttccaGACCAGATTCTCCCACAAGGTCCCAGGCTCAAACTCCAGTGTTAAGTCCTTCCCTTCCTGATATGTCTCTGTCCACACACTCATCTGTTCAGGCTGGTGGGTGGCGGAAACTCCCACCTAATCTCAGTCCCACTATAGAGTATAATGATGGCAGACCCGCAAAGCGTCATGACATAGCACGCTCCCATTCAGAAAGTCCTTCCAGACTTCCCGTCAACAGGTCGGGAACCTGGAAACGGGAGCACAGCAAACACTCATCATCCCTCCCTCGAGTAAGCACATGGAGAAGAACTGGAAGTTCCTCTTCAATTCTTTCTGCATCGTCAGAATCCAGTGAAAAAGCAAAAAGTGAGGATGAAAAACATGTAAACTGTATTTCAGGAACcaagcaaaataaagaaaaccaagtGTCCACAAAAGGCACatggaggaaaataaaagaaaatgaaatttcccCCCCAAACAGTACTTCTCCGACCACGTCCTCAGGTGCTGCAAATGGTGCTGAATCAAAGACTCTGATTTATCAAATGGCACCTGCTGTTTCTAAAACAGAGGACGTTTGGGTGAGGATTGAGGACTGTCCCATCAACAACCCCAGAACCGGAAGATCTCCCACAGGTAATACTCCCCCTGTGATCGACAGTATTTCAGAAAAGGGAAATCCAAACGGTAAAGATTCAAAAGATAATCAGGGAAAACAAAATGTGGGTAACGCCAGTGCACCCACGAATACCATGGGTTTGGAAAACCGTCTGAACTCCTTTATTCAGGTTGATGCCCCAGACCAAAAAGGAGCTGAGATGAAACCGGGACAGAGTAATCCTGTCCCTACATCCGAGACTACCGAGAGCTCCTTAGCGGAGCGCACCCCATTcagttccagcagctccagcaaACACAGTTCACCTAGTGGGACTGTGGCTGCCAGAGTGACTCCTTTTAATTACAACCCCAGCCCTAGGAAAAGCAGCGCAGATAGCACTTCAGCCCGGCCGTCTCAGATCCCAACGCCAGTGAATAACAACACAAAGAAACGAGATTCAAAAACCGACAGCACAGAGTCCAGTGGAACCCAAAGTCCCAAGCGCCATTCCGGATCTTATCTTGTGACGTCTGTGTGAGAGAGTTGGGACGATGAAGCTAGGAGTTCACGCGCTCATTTACATGCTAGATAGAAATCCTGTttcaaatgaaactaaaagacTGAAAAATTTTGTAAATAGGTTTGATTCTTGTTGGAGGGTTTTTGTTCTGGAAGCCATATTTGATAGTATACTTTGTCTTCACTGGTTGTTATTTTGGGAGGCACTCTTgatagttaagaaaaaaaatggtaaagCCAAGTATATTTGTACAGTATGTTTTACAAGTATTTAAGTAGAATATCATCCCATCATCCTTTAATTATTGCTTGTCTTAAAATAACACTAcatagaaaatatgatatattgCTGTTATCAATCATTTCTAATTATAAACTGACTAAACTTACATCAGGGAGAAATTGgtatttatgcaaaaaaaaaagttttagtccTTGTGAATCCATCTAATGTCATAACTAATCATGTGGCTGTGAAATTCACAGAAATATGGTTCCCGGTGAACAAGTTTACCCAGCCTGCTTTGCTTTATTGCATGAATGAAACTGATGGTTCAATTTCAGAAGTAATGATTAACAGTTCTGTGGTCACATGATGTGCATAGATAGCTACAGTGTAACAATTTACACTATTTTGTGctcaaaacaacaacagaaatctGTGTAACTGTAAAACATTGAATGAAACTATTTTACCTGAACTAGATTTTATCTGAAAGTAGGTAGAATTTTTGCTATGCTGTATCTTGTTGTATATTCTGGTATTTGAGGTGAGATGGCTGCTCTTTTATTAATGAGACATGAATTGTGTCTCAACAGAAACTTAAAAGGACATTTCAGAATAAATTATTGCTGTATGTAAACTATGACTGAAATTGGTATTTGTTTGAAGGGTCCTATTTCACATTTGTATTAATAATTGTCAAAAGACCTCTTTAAAAagcttatataaaattttttcctCTGATTCTATGCATTAAGAGTAAAATTCCTCTTACTGTAATAAAAACAATTGAAGAAGACTGTTAGCACTTAACCACTCCTGAAATTTACTTCTCTTGATTGATTAGCACTTCCAGGTATGGAATactttttccctttctgttaCATTATCTGACTCCACTGGATCTCAGTGACAATGAATTCATGCCATAGTGGTGTGATCTGCCCCACATGGGATCAGGCATTGAACATCAAAGGCCACGCAGAACTTCCTTTTTCGTAATAGAATTCTGTGCCTGAAAAATTACTCTTGGGCACAAGTGGTCCCTTTACAGTGTGACCGTCTTGCCCCTTCCTAATCCCCATATTGTCACTGGGTCTGAAGTGAACACCTCTTACCACTCTGTGTGTTATGGCAAAGCACCCACCGCCAGGTAAAGCCAGCGTGTTACCATGCTCAGAGAATACAGCCCCATGCGACATAAGGGTAGATTTGCTACCTAGCTAATATACTCAGCAGAAGAATCTAAATTCTCTGTTAAGGAGAGCTCTCTGTTTCAGTGGGTACAGTTGCAGGGTGTGTTTCAAGTGCCTCTCTGGCTGGAAGAGGCCTCCTTTAAGAACAGAGTGGTGCAGTTGTTAACAAAGataatttacatattatatattccCTGGATTTGCTGTCCAAGGTTGGAGGGTCACCATGATGATAAATGCTCACATTTGTTGAATAATtgggagaatttatttttaaagataaagatcTGCAGTCTGTACTCAGGAAGGGAACAAACTCTTAGGAGTGGTGGAGCAccgggaagaggagggggaaaggACGACTCACACCTCGCTGGTGCCCTGGAGGCCTATCCTGTAATACCTGTGCTCACAAGTTACAGATGAAGTGCCAGTCAGGAAT
Above is a genomic segment from Oryctolagus cuniculus chromosome 6, mOryCun1.1, whole genome shotgun sequence containing:
- the APC gene encoding adenomatous polyposis coli protein isoform X25, with protein sequence MAAASYDQLLKQVEALKMENSNLRQELEDNSNHLTKLETEASNMKEVLKQLQGSIEDEAMASSGQIDLLERLKELNLDCSNFPGVKLRSKMSLRSYGSREGSASSRSGECSPVPAGSFPRRGFVNGSRESTGYLEELEKERSLLLADLDKEEKEKDWYYAQLQNLTKRIDSLPLTENFSLQTDMTRRQLEYEARQIRVAMEEQLGTCQDMEKRAQRRIARIQQIEKDILRIRQLLQSQATEAEGSATRMDHETASVLSSSSTHSAPRRLTSHLGTKIRAYCETCWEWQEAHEQGMDQDKNPMPAPVEHQICPAVCVLMKLSFDEEHRHAMNELGRKAPRGISSQELGQGLSGGLQAIAELLQVDCEMYGLTNDHYSITLRRYAGMALTNLTFGDVANKATLCSMKGCMRALVAQLKSESEDLQQVIASVLRNLSWRADVNSKKTLREVGSVKALMECALEVKKESTLKSVLSALWNLSAHCTENKADICAVDGALAFLVGTLTYRSQTNTLAIIESGGGILRNVSSLIATNEDHRQILRENNCLQTLLQHLKSHSLTIVSNACGTLWNLSARNPKDQEALWDMGAVSMLKNLIHSKHKMIAMGSAAALRNLMANRPAKYKDANIMSPGSSLPSLHVRKQKALEAELDAQHLSETFDNIDNLSPKASHRSKQRHKQSLYGDYVFDASRHDDNRSDNFNTGNMTVLPPYLNTTVLPSSSSSRGSLDSSRSEKDRSLERERGIGLSSYHPATENPGTSSKRGLQISTTAAQIATVMEEVSAIHTSQEDRSSGSTTDLHCVPDERNGLRRSSAHTHSNAYNFTKSENSNRTCSMPYTKLEYKRSSNDSLNSVSSSDGYGKRGQMKPSIESYSEDDESKFCSYGQYPADLAHKIHSANHMDDNDGELDTPINYSLKYSDEQLNSGRQSPSQNERWARPKHIIEDEIKQNEPRQSRSQSTAYPVYAENTDEKHLKFQPHFGQQECVSPYRSRGTSGSEGNRVGSNHAVNQNVNSSLCQEDDYEDDKPTNYSERYSEEEQHGEEERPTNYSMKYNEEKHHVDQPIDYSLKYTTDIPSSQKPPFSFSKSSSAQSTKSEHIPASSENTATPSSTTKRQNQLHPTSAQSRNAQTQKATTCKVPSINQETIQTYCVEDTPICFSRCSSLSSLSSAEDEIGCDQTTQEAVSTSTLQIAEIKENSGARSTEDPVSEAPAVSQHVRTKSSRLQASGLSSESARHKAVELPSGAKSPSKSGAQTPKSPPEHYVQETPLMFSRCTSVSSLDSFESRSIASSVQSEPCSGMVSGIISPSDLPDSPGQTMPPSRSKTPPPPPQAVQTKREVPKNKVPTAEKRESGPKQAAVNAAVQRVQVLPDADTLLHFATESTPDGFSCSSSLSALSLDEPFIQKDVELRIMPPVQENDNGNETEPEQPEESNESKEKEAEKPTDSEKDLLDDSDDDDIEILEECIISAMPTKSSRKAKKLAQTASKLPPPVARKPSQLPVYKLLPSQNRLQAQKHVSFTPGDDMPRVYCVEGTPINFSTATSLSDLTIESPPNELAAGEGSGAGARSGEFEKRDTIPTEGRSTDEAQRGTASAVAMPELDDNKTEEGDILAECINSAMPKGKSHKPFRVRKIMDQVQQASVSSSGANKNQLDGKKKKPTSPVKPVPQSTEYRAPVRKNTDSKNNLNAERTFSDNKDSKKQNLKNNSKDFTDKLPNNEDRVRASFPFDSPHHYTPIEGTPYCFSRNDSLSSLDFDDDDVDLSREKAELRKGKENQDSEAKAAGHTEMTSNQQSANKTPATTKHPVGRSQQKQSTFPQPSKDIPDRGAATDEKLQNFAIENTPVCFSRNSSLSSLSDIDQENNNKENEPIKENEPPDSQGEPSKPQASGYAPKSFHVEDTPVCFSRNSSLSSLSIDSEDDLLQECISSAMPKKKKPSRLKGENEKQSPRNIGGVLAEDLTLDLKDIQRPDSEHGLSPDSENFDWKAIQEGANSIVSSLHQAAAAACLSRQASSDSDSILSLKSGISLGSPFHLTPDQEEKPFTSNKGPRILKPGEKSTLETKKIESENKGIKGGKKVYKSLITGKVRSNSEVSGQMKQPLPPNMPSISRGRTMIHIPGVRNSSSSTSPVSKKGPPLKPPASKSPSEGQTATTSPRGAKPSAKTELSPVPRQTSQTGGSNKGSSRSGSRDSTPSRPSQQPLSRPMQSPGRNSISPGRNGISPPNKLSQLPRTSSPSTASTKSSGSGKMSYASPGRQMSQQNLTKQTGLSKNGSCIPRSESASKGLNQMNNGNGANKKVELSRMSSTKSSGSESDRSERPVLVRQSTFIKEAPSPTLRRKLEESASFESLSPSSRPDSPTRSQAQTPVLSPSLPDMSLSTHSSVQAGGWRKLPPNLSPTIEYNDGRPAKRHDIARSHSESPSRLPVNRSGTWKREHSKHSSSLPRVSTWRRTGSSSSILSASSESSEKAKSEDEKHVNCISGTKQNKENQVSTKGTWRKIKENEISPPNSTSPTTSSGAANGAESKTLIYQMAPAVSKTEDVWVRIEDCPINNPRTGRSPTGNTPPVIDSISEKGNPNGKDSKDNQGKQNVGNASAPTNTMGLENRLNSFIQVDAPDQKGAEMKPGQSNPVPTSETTESSLAERTPFSSSSSSKHSSPSGTVAARVTPFNYNPSPRKSSADSTSARPSQIPTPVNNNTKKRDSKTDSTESSGTQSPKRHSGSYLVTSV
- the APC gene encoding adenomatous polyposis coli protein isoform X19, with protein sequence MAAASYDQLLKQVEALKMENSNLRQELEDNSNHLTKLETEASNMKEVLKQLQGSIEDEAMASSGQIDLLERLKELNLDCSNFPGVKLRSKMSLRSYGSREGSASSRSGECSPVPAGSFPRRGFVNGSRESTGYLEELEKERSLLLADLDKEEKEKDWYYAQLQNLTKRIDSLPLTENFSLQTDMTRRQLEYEARQIRVAMEEQLGTCQDMEKRAQRRIARIQQIEKDILRIRQLLQSQATEAERSSQSKHEAGSHEAERQSEGPGLAEISVAPSGSGQGSATRMDHETASVLSSSSTHSAPRRLTSHLGTKIRAYCETCWEWQEAHEQGMDQDKNPMPAPVEHQICPAVCVLMKLSFDEEHRHAMNELGRKAPRGISSQELGQGLSGGLQAIAELLQVDCEMYGLTNDHYSITLRRYAGMALTNLTFGDVANKATLCSMKGCMRALVAQLKSESEDLQQVIASVLRNLSWRADVNSKKTLREVGSVKALMECALEVKKESTLKSVLSALWNLSAHCTENKADICAVDGALAFLVGTLTYRSQTNTLAIIESGGGILRNVSSLIATNEDHRQILRENNCLQTLLQHLKSHSLTIVSNACGTLWNLSARNPKDQEALWDMGAVSMLKNLIHSKHKMIAMGSAAALRNLMANRPAKYKDANIMSPGSSLPSLHVRKQKALEAELDAQHLSETFDNIDNLSPKASHRSKQRHKQSLYGDYVFDASRHDDNRSDNFNTGNMTVLPPYLNTTVLPSSSSSRGSLDSSRSEKDRSLERERGIGLSSYHPATENPGTSSKRGLQISTTAAQIATVMEEVSAIHTSQEDRSSGSTTDLHCVPDERNGLRRSSAHTHSNAYNFTKSENSNRTCSMPYTKLEYKRSSNDSLNSVSSSDGYGKRGQMKPSIESYSEDDESKFCSYGQYPADLAHKIHSANHMDDNDGELDTPINYSLKYSDEQLNSGRQSPSQNERWARPKHIIEDEIKQNEPRQSRSQSTAYPVYAENTDEKHLKFQPHFGQQECVSPYRSRGTSGSEGNRVGSNHAVNQNVNSSLCQEDDYEDDKPTNYSERYSEEEQHGEEERPTNYSMKYNEEKHHVDQPIDYSLKYTTDIPSSQKPPFSFSKSSSAQSTKSEHIPASSENTATPSSTTKRQNQLHPTSAQSRNAQTQKATTCKVPSINQETIQTYCVEDTPICFSRCSSLSSLSSAEDEIGCDQTTQEAVSTSTLQIAEIKENSGARSTEDPVSEAPAVSQHVRTKSSRLQASGLSSESARHKAVELPSGAKSPSKSGAQTPKSPPEHYVQETPLMFSRCTSVSSLDSFESRSIASSVQSEPCSGMVSGIISPSDLPDSPGQTMPPSRSKTPPPPPQAVQTKREVPKNKVPTAEKRESGPKQAAVNAAVQRVQVLPDADTLLHFATESTPDGFSCSSSLSALSLDEPFIQKDVELRIMPPVQENDNGNETEPEQPEESNESKEKEAEKPTDSEKDLLDDSDDDDIEILEECIISAMPTKSSRKAKKLAQTASKLPPPVARKPSQLPVYKLLPSQNRLQAQKHVSFTPGDDMPRVYCVEGTPINFSTATSLSDLTIESPPNELAAGEGSGAGARSGEFEKRDTIPTEGRSTDEAQRGTASAVAMPELDDNKTEEGDILAECINSAMPKGKSHKPFRVRKIMDQVQQASVSSSGANKNQLDGKKKKPTSPVKPVPQSTEYRAPVRKNTDSKNNLNAERTFSDNKDSKKQNLKNNSKDFTDKLPNNEDRVRASFPFDSPHHYTPIEGTPYCFSRNDSLSSLDFDDDDVDLSREKAELRKGKENQDSEAKAAGHTEMTSNQQSANKTPATTKHPVGRSQQKQSTFPQPSKDIPDRGAATDEKLQNFAIENTPVCFSRNSSLSSLSDIDQENNNKENEPIKENEPPDSQGEPSKPQASGYAPKSFHVEDTPVCFSRNSSLSSLSIDSEDDLLQECISSAMPKKKKPSRLKGENEKQSPRNIGGVLAEDLTLDLKDIQRPDSEHGLSPDSENFDWKAIQEGANSIVSSLHQAAAAACLSRQASSDSDSILSLKSGISLGSPFHLTPDQEEKPFTSNKGPRILKPGEKSTLETKKIESENKGIKGGKKVYKSLITGKVRSNSEVSGQMKQPLPPNMPSISRGRTMIHIPGVRNSSSSTSPVSKKGPPLKPPASKSPSEGQTATTSPRGAKPSAKTELSPVPRQTSQTGGSNKGSSRSGSRDSTPSRPSQQPLSRPMQSPGRNSISPGRNGISPPNKLSQLPRTSSPSTASTKSSGSGKMSYASPGRQMSQQNLTKQTGLSKNGSCIPRSESASKGLNQMNNGNGANKKVELSRMSSTKSSGSESDRSERPVLVRQSTFIKEAPSPTLRRKLEESASFESLSPSSRPDSPTRSQAQTPVLSPSLPDMSLSTHSSVQAGGWRKLPPNLSPTIEYNDGRPAKRHDIARSHSESPSRLPVNRSGTWKREHSKHSSSLPRVSTWRRTGSSSSILSASSESSEKAKSEDEKHVNCISGTKQNKENQVSTKGTWRKIKENEISPPNSTSPTTSSGAANGAESKTLIYQMAPAVSKTEDVWVRIEDCPINNPRTGRSPTGNTPPVIDSISEKGNPNGKDSKDNQGKQNVGNASAPTNTMGLENRLNSFIQVDAPDQKGAEMKPGQSNPVPTSETTESSLAERTPFSSSSSSKHSSPSGTVAARVTPFNYNPSPRKSSADSTSARPSQIPTPVNNNTKKRDSKTDSTESSGTQSPKRHSGSYLVTSV